The following DNA comes from candidate division KSB1 bacterium.
ATCCTCTTTCTGCAGCAGATTGTTGGGATTGCGATAGTTGGACGGATAGACAGTCTTGGGGTCGAAATATTCGGCGCGTACGCCGAGGTTGATCACCATTTGGTCGAACTCCATTTTATCCGATAACCAGATTGCTGCTTGTTCCGGCTTTTTCTTGTAGGTGTCGGCATAAACCGTCGTGTCGCCGGTAATCTCCGGCGCATAGAGAATGGCGGATGCCATGGTGTTGCGATAGAGATTGAGAATCTGATGCCAGGCGACGTCATAGTTGTATTTTACCACCTCGGCACCGGTCTCGATCGCGTGATTGTTGTTTACCTGCCAGGTCAAGTCCAATCGCGCCTGGTATTTATCCGTGGTCGACTCGTAGTGGCCTTTGTCCTGACCGCCGGTCAAAAAGCCCGTGTAGGATTGATTCGCGGCAAATCGGTCGTGAATGTAGCGCTGATCCAACGGGTTTTTGAAAACATAATTTCCGTAATAGTTTTTGGAATAAGAGAATTTCAAGTCATAGAACAGGCGCGGATTGATGACATGGTTGATCGCATAGGTTACCATGTTGCTGTTGCTGTGATTGCGGGCGCGGCCGTCCGGTTTGTATTTATTTGTGTGAGAGTAGTTCTGAGACTCGCTGGAGTTATGCAGATACATCAACGACATCTTTAGATTGCGCGCGCGGAACGTCAGCTTGCCGTTCAGGTTGATGCCTTGGTACCAGTCCATCGGCACATAGCTGCCGTCGCCGGTGTGCTGATTCAACAGGTACTGGCCGGTGGCCGGATCCCATTGCGTCGGATCTAAGAATTTGCCATAGTCCGGTTCATCCCAGATGTTGAACCGACGAATGCCGTTGAGATAATTATTGTTGTCCTCGATTCTGCCGCTGGTAAAAAAGGTCAGCTTGTTGCCCACAATCGGCCCGTCGAGCTGAAATTTATAATCTCGGTTACGATCCACCTCGCTCGCTTTCAAGCCGATGAAAACATCGTTGTGCGCCGTGTAATAATTGCCCAAGTAGCCTTCGAACTTGCCGTGCAGCCTTTCGCCGCCCTCTTTGGTTACCATATTGACGACGCCGCTCATGGCCTCGCCGTATTTGGCGCTGAAGGTGCCGGTGATTACCTCCACTTCCTGCACGGCGTCCTGATCTACATCGATCAACCGACCGCGATTGAGTCCGTTTGAAACCGAAACGCCGTCGATCATATAGTTGGTCTCGTTCATGCGGCCGCCGCGAAAATGCCCCTGAACGACGCCCGGCTGAAGGGCGATCACTGCACCGGTGTTTTCAACCGGCAGCACGCTCATCTGTTCGGAAGAAACGTTACGAATAGAGCTGGTTTGGTCCTTTTTGACGGCAATGCGGTCCGCCGTTACAACCACCTCACCGCCCAGTTCAAGGGTTGTCTGCTGCAGTTTCACATCCAGCGTTCGTGTACGGTTGACCGAGACGTCGACGCCTTCGACTGTCTTGCTCTGGTAGCCCATGAGCATGAACTTGACGCGATAAGTGCCGGGCGGAACGTTGAGAATAAAGTATTTACCCTCAATGTCCGTCGCGGCGCCCAAATAGGTGTTTTCGATCACCACATTGACGCCGACCAGAGGCTCGTTGGTCGCGGCATCCGTCACGGTTCCGGCAATCTTGCCGGCCGTCTGAGCAAAGAGTCCCGAGGTAAGTGTGACAACAAGCAATAACCCAATGACCAGTCGTCCCATATTACTTCCCTTTCCTAAATTTCAAATTTGTATTCTTGGTTGTATCGATAGGGGTTGCAGATATAGTCGAGAAGGGGTAAACAAAAATCATTATGCAACTCTTTTAGAAGGAATTTTCTTGAGAATGGAGCAAAAGTCATTTGCTCATGAATTTTGTATTTTTTTCGCTTACTTTAAAAGGGCAGGCACTGCTTATCAAGTCTTTTTCAGGAACAAAATAAAAAGATCAACGTTCTTTAAATTTTGTTAAAATATTTTAGCGATAATTAATAAATGAGTCAAGGATATTTTAATGGTCAGTAGCCAGTCACTTTTTTTATACCATTTTATGAAACAACTTGATCATGCCTTTCCAATTTGAAAATTCCATAAAAATGCCTATATTATTAAAGCAAATAGGCTTAAGCATGAGTTACCGCTTCTTGTTATTACTGATCGCTGTTTGTAGTTCTTCTCTTTTCGGCCGGAGCTCCTGGTCTACCGATTTATATGATAAATTTGACGAAAAATCCTTTGCCGCTTATCCGCCGGCATTGGAACGAATCGACATGGACCATATCGATTTTCCGCTTCTTCATGCAGCCGTTTTTTACGAAACGAACAGAATCAGAAAGCTGCACCAATTGCCCGAGTTTCATCATTCCAATGCCCTGGAACAAGCCGCCCGAAAGCATTCTTTGGATATGGTTAACCATAATTTTTATTCACATACGAGTCCGGTAAAAGGCAAAACCACTCTGACCGAGCGCGCTGCAGTAGTCGGTATCCGTGATTGTGAATTGGCGGAAAACATTTCCGAGCTGAGCGGCCTTGAATTGGTACCGAACCAACCGCTCTTCCCACCCGATCAAGGACAAAAGTGGTTTAGTTATGAATATAGGGCCCGGCGATTCCGAATCATACCTATCAGAGTTTGGCGAAAGCCGTCGTCAAAAATTGGTACGAATCTGCCGGACATCGTCAAAACATGCTCAACCCCAATCTAAAGTGCCTCGGTGTCGGCGCGGCGCATTTTAAAAACTCTGCCGTTTACAACATGGATTACTTTCGCTTCACTCAGGTTTTCTCAAGCGCTGATGTGCCGAGAAGATCAGGTCTTTCAACTAATGATGGCAAATGACAATCTGTACCGCCATTGGTGAAACTCGGCAGTGGGTCGCCGAGCAGAAAAAGAATGGGCATATGATCGGCTTTGTGCCGACGATGGGCGCGCTGCATGAAGGCCATTTGTCACTCGTCCGCCGCTCCCTCGCGGAAAACGACGTTACCGCCGTCTCGATCTTTGTCAATCCGCTGCAGTTCGGTCCCAACGAGGACTTTGCCGTTTACCCGCGCATGCCCGAGCGCGATTTCTCGCTTTTGGAATCGCTGGGCACCGACATGGTTTTCCATCCGCCGGCGGAAGAATTGATTGGCGGCGACATACAGACCTTTGTCGATATGCAAGGCCTGACGGATCATCTTTGCGGGTTGCGCAGGCCGGGTCATTTCCGCGGTGTGTGCACAATTGTCACCAAGCTGTTCAACATTTTGCAACCCGACCGCGCCTACTTTGGCCGCAAAGACCTGCAGCAATTGTTGATCATCGAAAAAATGGTGCAGGATCTCAATTTTAACATCCAAATCGTTCCTTGTCCGATCGTTCGTGAAGCCGACGGCTTGGCTATGAGTTCGCGCAACCTTTATCTTTCGCCGCAGGAAAGAAAAGAAGCAGTAGTCCTCAGCCAAGCCATTAAAAAGGCGGCTTCACTTCCCTGGGAAAACGCCCAAGCAAGTCAGATCATAAAAGAATTGCGTCAAGTAATCGATTCGGCGCCGTCAGCGCGCATCGACTATATCCAAATCGTCGATCGTGAGCTGAACGATGTTACAATTGTGCACTCGGGGGATATCTTGGCTCTCGCCGTCTTTATCGGCAAGACACGGCTCATCGACAATTATATCTTCGGTGAGGAGCTGAACTTTTAGCCATGCAGAGCGTGGCGGAAATTTGCGCCGCCAAGGGCCGTCGAAAGCTGGTCATGCTGACCTGCTACGATTATAGTTTTGCCCGGCTGCTGAACGGCCGTGTGGATATGCTGCTGGTCGGCGACTCGCTCGGCAATGTGATTCTGGGCTATCCGCGAACGACCCACGTCACGCTTCAGGACATGATTCGCCACACGGCCGCGGTTCGGCGGGGCGCGCCCGATACTTTTTTAATAGCTGATTTGCCGGCCGGATCTTATGATGATCCTGAGACGGCCATTCAAAGCGCGCACCTTTTGGTTGAAGCCGGAGCCGATGCCGTCAAACCGGAGGGCAGACCCGAAATCGTTTCGGCGCTTACATCTGCGGGCTTTTCGGTCATGGGCCACCTTGGCTATCTTCCGCAAAGCCAAGAGAGCTTTCGTGTCGTCGGCAGAGATGAAAGTGAAGCCGAACAAGTCCTTGCCGCTGCTCTATCCATGCAGACGGCCGGCGCTTTCAGCGTCGTACTGGAATGCCTGCCTTCGCAGCCGGCCGAGCGGATCACCAGTCGATTGACGATCCCCACCATCGGCATCGGCGCGGGTCCCCATTGCGACGGCCAAGTCCTTGTTCTTTACGACCTCTTGGGACTGTTTACCGATTTTCAACCGAAATTCGTCAGAAGGTACGCCGACTTGGCTTCCATCATTACCGAGGCGGTGGATCGTTTTATTTTAGATGTAAAACAAGGAAATTTTCCAAATAAAAAGGAGGAATACCGTTAATGTTCATCACCATGATGAAATCCAAGATTCACAATGCTACGGTCACACAGGCGGATGTTCGTTATGAGGGAAGCATCACTATCGATATAGACCTCATGGAACGCGCGGATATTTTCCCCGGCGAGCGGGTTCAGGTTGTGAATTTAAACAACGGCGAACGGCTCGAGACCTATACCATTCCAGGCGAACGGGGCTCGGGGGTCATCGGCATGAACGGTCCC
Coding sequences within:
- a CDS encoding TonB-dependent receptor; translated protein: MGRLVIGLLLVVTLTSGLFAQTAGKIAGTVTDAATNEPLVGVNVVIENTYLGAATDIEGKYFILNVPPGTYRVKFMLMGYQSKTVEGVDVSVNRTRTLDVKLQQTTLELGGEVVVTADRIAVKKDQTSSIRNVSSEQMSVLPVENTGAVIALQPGVVQGHFRGGRMNETNYMIDGVSVSNGLNRGRLIDVDQDAVQEVEVITGTFSAKYGEAMSGVVNMVTKEGGERLHGKFEGYLGNYYTAHNDVFIGLKASEVDRNRDYKFQLDGPIVGNKLTFFTSGRIEDNNNYLNGIRRFNIWDEPDYGKFLDPTQWDPATGQYLLNQHTGDGSYVPMDWYQGINLNGKLTFRARNLKMSLMYLHNSSESQNYSHTNKYKPDGRARNHSNSNMVTYAINHVINPRLFYDLKFSYSKNYYGNYVFKNPLDQRYIHDRFAANQSYTGFLTGGQDKGHYESTTDKYQARLDLTWQVNNNHAIETGAEVVKYNYDVAWHQILNLYRNTMASAILYAPEITGDTTVYADTYKKKPEQAAIWLSDKMEFDQMVINLGVRAEYFDPKTVYPSNYRNPNNLLQKEDTPEWISTYPKADPKFNVAPRLGLSYQLGQTALLRFSYGHFYQYPPYSSMYQNDNYVIAPTNYASTLGNPQVEPEMTVSYEVGLWQMLNRFMDLEVALWYKDIYNLSTVNIVTTYNAVRYGLYGNKDYGNARGLELKYKAHVGSFFGEVNYTLQYTRGNADNPQFTFNRAGNSQDPIPTLIPMSWDERHTLNMQLAYNQKKWSVSLIGWLGSGAAFTWTPIDQNPLNRVYLLPNNGKKPFHHSFDLKVTYDILSIRNAKMRFTMYVYNLFDKLNENGVDPHTGRTNQAIIRPQDRLGHWSDFSTYEERIYNPANWSAPRLVKLGLGIVF
- a CDS encoding CAP domain-containing protein, yielding MSYRFLLLLIAVCSSSLFGRSSWSTDLYDKFDEKSFAAYPPALERIDMDHIDFPLLHAAVFYETNRIRKLHQLPEFHHSNALEQAARKHSLDMVNHNFYSHTSPVKGKTTLTERAAVVGIRDCELAENISELSGLELVPNQPLFPPDQGQKWFSYEYRARRFRIIPIRVWRKPSSKIGTNLPDIVKTCSTPI
- a CDS encoding CAP domain-containing protein yields the protein MAKAVVKNWYESAGHRQNMLNPNLKCLGVGAAHFKNSAVYNMDYFRFTQVFSSADVPRRSGLSTNDGK
- the panC gene encoding pantoate--beta-alanine ligase → MTICTAIGETRQWVAEQKKNGHMIGFVPTMGALHEGHLSLVRRSLAENDVTAVSIFVNPLQFGPNEDFAVYPRMPERDFSLLESLGTDMVFHPPAEELIGGDIQTFVDMQGLTDHLCGLRRPGHFRGVCTIVTKLFNILQPDRAYFGRKDLQQLLIIEKMVQDLNFNIQIVPCPIVREADGLAMSSRNLYLSPQERKEAVVLSQAIKKAASLPWENAQASQIIKELRQVIDSAPSARIDYIQIVDRELNDVTIVHSGDILALAVFIGKTRLIDNYIFGEELNF
- the panB gene encoding 3-methyl-2-oxobutanoate hydroxymethyltransferase, yielding MAEICAAKGRRKLVMLTCYDYSFARLLNGRVDMLLVGDSLGNVILGYPRTTHVTLQDMIRHTAAVRRGAPDTFLIADLPAGSYDDPETAIQSAHLLVEAGADAVKPEGRPEIVSALTSAGFSVMGHLGYLPQSQESFRVVGRDESEAEQVLAAALSMQTAGAFSVVLECLPSQPAERITSRLTIPTIGIGAGPHCDGQVLVLYDLLGLFTDFQPKFVRRYADLASIITEAVDRFILDVKQGNFPNKKEEYR
- a CDS encoding aspartate 1-decarboxylase gives rise to the protein MFITMMKSKIHNATVTQADVRYEGSITIDIDLMERADIFPGERVQVVNLNNGERLETYTIPGERGSGVIGMNGPAALKCQKGDVIHIISYGMIEQNKAMTFKSKTIFLDEKNRPKRNRKNSKNDDFSQ